Within Flavobacterium pisciphilum, the genomic segment TCAAGCAGGAATGATTTGGAACAGTGGTTACAAGCTTGCAAGTGCGGTAAGTAATGCTGGAGGTTTAGGAATAATAGGAGCAGGCTCGATGTATCCAGAAGTATTGCGAGAGCACATTCAGAAATGCAAAAAAGCAACATCAAAACCCTTTGGAGTAAATGTGCCAATGCTTTACCCTAATATCGACGAGATCATTAAAATCATTGTTGATGAAGGTGTGAAAATTGTATTTACATCAGCAGGAAATCCTAAAACATGGACGTCATTTTTAAAAGAAAAAGGAATTACAGTTGTGCATGTGGTAAGTAGTACTATTTTTGCTTTAAAAGCACAAGAAGCAGGCGTAGATGCTATTGTGGCCGAAGGTTTTGAAGCTGGAGGGCATAATGGTCGTGATGAAACGACAACTTTTACATTGATTCCGATGGTGCGTGAAAAAATCACTATTCCGCTAATAGCAGCGGGAGGGATCGCAACAGGAAAAGGAATGCTTGCAGCGATGATTCTAGGTGCAGATGGAGTTCAGGTAGGAAGTCGCTTTGCAGCTTCAATAGAATCTTCAGCACATGATAATTTTAAGCAAACGATTGTTAATGTAAAAGAGGGTGATACACAGCTTACATTGAAAGAATTAGCTCCAGTACGATTAATTAAGAATAAATTTTATCAGGATGTTCAGGCGTTATACGAGAAGTGTCCAACAAAAGAAGAACTCGTTGAACTTTTAGGAAGAGCAAGAGCAAAACGAGGAATGTTTGAAGGCGATTTGGAAGAAGGCGAATTAGAAATCGGACAAATAGCAGGACTTATTCAAGATATTAAACCTGCTGCTGACATTATCGAAGAGATGATTTCAGATTTTGAAGCTGCACGTAAACAAACATTAAATTTAGATTTTTAGATAAATGAATCAAATAAAAATATATATAGTATTGTTTTTTCTAGGACTTGGTTTGCAACAAACCTATAGTCAGAGTTATAGATTTAAAACTTCAGGTTACAGCGTTTTAGAGAAAAACGAAAGAGGAAAATGGGGTAAGTGGTCAGATCTGGAATTAGTTAATATTTTGGTTGTTTTGGATACAGATAAAAACCGAATAGTAGTGAATTCACTAGAAACACAAGTGTATCAAATTTCAGACTATATAGCCAGAGAAGAAAATGAAACAGATATAGTGTATTCTTTTATTTGTAAAGATCTAAAAGGGAACGATACTAAATTGTCTATTATTACTAGAAAAAAACAGGACAATAGGAAGCAACTATATATTAATTACAATGATAGAATTATTGTATATAATATTTTTACCATCTGATAGAGGCTAATTGTTCTCACAAAAGATTAGAAACAATACAAAACAACCCGACAGATTTTTAAAACCTGTCGGGTTGTTTGTTATAAGAACGCTTAATATATTCTTAGCTTCTTAAACTTAGAATCGTAGTAGCTCAGAATCTTAGAATCTAAAAAAAAACTATTCAATGTCTTTGATGAATTCATCATACTCCAAGTAAAACATTTCAAGAGCATTCATTTTTTCGAAGTAAAAGTCGAATATTTCATCCCAATATTTACGATTGCTAAAACCAACTCCTAGTTTTTCAACCCAAATACGACTTATGGTTTTGCCACTTTCTAAAGTATATTCTTTTTCAAAAATAAGATCTTTGATGAACTCTTCTTCTAAAATATTTTTTAATGCTTCTAGTTTCTCATAGTATGCATTTCGTTTGTCGTCATTGCGATGTTCGATATCTATTAAAATTTGTGCTTTTTTGTTATCGACATAAAATTTAAAAGAGAAATCTTTAATTTTGGTGTCATAAAGTACCCATTTTCGTGGATATTTCTCGGCAAAAGCGACCCAAAACTCTCTCTTCATTTTCTGTGATTCTTCTTTACTGTACATCTTTAATAATTTGTATAGTCGTAACTATTTTTAATATTTAAGTTCAAAATTATTTACGGATAACCTACTATTTATATCACCTTCATACAGAATTCCATCGGCACTAGAAGCAAAAACTACGCTAATGTGTGTCGGTTTATTATTAGAACTTCCATAAAACCCATTGCTAAGTTTTTGATAATCAGGAAAAGTAGTGTTTAATGTTCCGTAGGTCAAATCTACATTAATATTTTGAAGATTCATACCAGTTGTTCTTCCAGTTCTATACTAGTCAATATGTGATTTTATTACGCTTTAATTTATAAAGAAAGATTTTAGAGAAAGCAGTTGCTGTTAAAACTTGTGAGATGATGAATTCTGAACTATATTTATATATTATTTAAATTACTCAGAAACTCATATATGAATTTTCAAAACTTTTTGAATTTTGTTCCCAACCTAGCAGAAGCGAAACTTCCAGCTGAAATTGCACATTATAAAATGGCTCCATTGGAACGAATGGAAGTTATGAAAAATATAGATATCAAAGCTAATGCTCCTCGAGTTGCTGCAGTTATGATGTTGTTATATCCCAAAAATGACATTACACATTTGGTTTTAATTGTTCGTAATGCTTATAATGGAGTACATTCATCGCAAATTGCATTTCCTGGAGGAAAGTATGAGCTAGATGATGAGAGTTATGCTTATACAGCTTTACGTGAAACGCATGAAGAAGTAGGTGTTTTACCAGATAAAATTCAAATTGTAAAGGCATTTACACCTACCTATATTCCGCCAAGTAATTTTGTGGTACATCCTTTTTTAGGAATCTGCAAAGAAGAAATACATTTTCGACCAGATCCAAGAGAAGTTGCAGATATTATAGAGTTGCCACTCTCCGTTTTTTTGGATGATGAAATTGTTATAAAAACGATTTTATCAACCTCGTATGCAACAAATATTACTGTTCCAGCTTTTAAAATAGAAAATCATATTGTGTGGGGTGCAACGGCGATGATATTGAGTGAGTTAAAAGAGGTTTTAAAAGAAAGTCTAGTAGATTAACTGACGATTAAATAAAGATGTAGTCAATTTGCTATTTGATGATTTAGACGAATATTTCATGCAGATTTGAAAAATAATATAGAAGACTTCTTTTGCTTTTTATTTTAAATAAAACATATTGTTGCTGATATTTAGAAAGTTGCGATTTATGGGCTTAGCGCAATTGCTAGTTGGAACTACAAAAATAAATTTCGTAAGTTTGTCTTTCTAATTTTTCAAAATAATACATAAATTTATGGGATTGTTTAAAAGAAATCCTTTTGGTCATATACTATTTATAAAAAAATGGTTAATTCGAATTTTTGGGGCAATTACACATAGACGTTATAGAGGTTTTAACGAATTGCAAATTGATGGCTCAGAAATTATAAGAAGTTTACCAGATACTAATGTTCTTTTCATATCTAATCATCAAACATACTTTGCTGATGTTGTGGCTATGTTTCATGTTTTTAACGCAAGTTTGAGTGGGAGAGAAGATAATATTAAAAATGTAGGTTACTTATGGCAACCAAAGATGAATATTTACTACGTTGCTGCTAAAGAAACAATGAGAGCAGGTTTATTGCCAAGAATTTTATCTTATGTGGGAGCAATAACAGTCGAGCGTACTTGGCGAGCTAAAGGAGTTGATGTTACTGAAAAAAGAGAAGTCAATCCTAATGATACAGAAAACATCAAAATTGCTCTTAAAGATGGGTGGGTAATCACGTTTCCGCAAGGAACAACGAAGTCATTTAAGCCAGTTCGAAAAGGGACAGCACATATTATTAAAGAACACAGGCCAATTGTTGTTCCAATAGTAATTGATGGTTTCCGCCGTTCTTTTGATAAAAAAGGGTTGCGAATGAAAAAGAAAGGAATTCTACAATCTTTTATTATTAAAGAACCACTTGTTATTGATTATGATAATGATACAATTGATGAAATTGTTGAAAAAGTAGAATTTGCCATCGAACAACACCCTTCGTTTTTAAAAGTTATTCCATCAGAAGAACTAAAAGTAGAAGAGGAATTGAATAAGATGCGTAGATGGGATTACTAGTTTAAGTGTTTTTTTGTAAAAAGTAGAAAGGAAACATCTGAAATTTGATTTCATTTCACTTTTTGCATCTCACTTTTTCACATTTGACATTTCACATTTCACATTTGACATTTCACTTTTTCACATCTTACATTTCACACCTTTCTATAAGTCTATTTTTTTAAGTTCTTTATAGTTGGCATACAATCTTCGTAATAGTGTGCCATAAATAAGTCTATAAAAGCACCATACTAATCCTAAGGATACAAGTGTAACTAGGAATAAAATACCAACGACCATTATTAATGCGGTTCCATTGGTAGCGATTTTCTCTTTAAGGTAATTCATCTCAGGGCTAGAGAAAGCAATGAAGAAGCTTACAATAGAGCTTAAAACCACCATTGCTAAATTATACCAAACATAGTACTGAACCGTTTTACGAGTTTTTAAAATACTACTCATTAATAATTTTGTAGATTTTGTAGTTGATATAGTCGTGTAATTTCTATAGAAAAAATACACAAAAATCAGTACTACTACATAATTGAAGTATGTTATAGCTTCAAGATAAAATATGTATTCAGGATGATTAATTTGTTTTAAAAAATCATCAATGCTAAATACGAAATTCGATGCAGTCCAAAATAATATTTCTAGAAGACTTATAACTAAGATCCATTTTACA encodes:
- a CDS encoding NUDIX hydrolase; the protein is MNFQNFLNFVPNLAEAKLPAEIAHYKMAPLERMEVMKNIDIKANAPRVAAVMMLLYPKNDITHLVLIVRNAYNGVHSSQIAFPGGKYELDDESYAYTALRETHEEVGVLPDKIQIVKAFTPTYIPPSNFVVHPFLGICKEEIHFRPDPREVADIIELPLSVFLDDEIVIKTILSTSYATNITVPAFKIENHIVWGATAMILSELKEVLKESLVD
- a CDS encoding NAD(P)H-dependent flavin oxidoreductase, producing the protein MNRITTLFKIKYPIIQAGMIWNSGYKLASAVSNAGGLGIIGAGSMYPEVLREHIQKCKKATSKPFGVNVPMLYPNIDEIIKIIVDEGVKIVFTSAGNPKTWTSFLKEKGITVVHVVSSTIFALKAQEAGVDAIVAEGFEAGGHNGRDETTTFTLIPMVREKITIPLIAAGGIATGKGMLAAMILGADGVQVGSRFAASIESSAHDNFKQTIVNVKEGDTQLTLKELAPVRLIKNKFYQDVQALYEKCPTKEELVELLGRARAKRGMFEGDLEEGELEIGQIAGLIQDIKPAADIIEEMISDFEAARKQTLNLDF
- a CDS encoding DUF4268 domain-containing protein, whose translation is MYSKEESQKMKREFWVAFAEKYPRKWVLYDTKIKDFSFKFYVDNKKAQILIDIEHRNDDKRNAYYEKLEALKNILEEEFIKDLIFEKEYTLESGKTISRIWVEKLGVGFSNRKYWDEIFDFYFEKMNALEMFYLEYDEFIKDIE
- a CDS encoding lysophospholipid acyltransferase family protein codes for the protein MGLFKRNPFGHILFIKKWLIRIFGAITHRRYRGFNELQIDGSEIIRSLPDTNVLFISNHQTYFADVVAMFHVFNASLSGREDNIKNVGYLWQPKMNIYYVAAKETMRAGLLPRILSYVGAITVERTWRAKGVDVTEKREVNPNDTENIKIALKDGWVITFPQGTTKSFKPVRKGTAHIIKEHRPIVVPIVIDGFRRSFDKKGLRMKKKGILQSFIIKEPLVIDYDNDTIDEIVEKVEFAIEQHPSFLKVIPSEELKVEEELNKMRRWDY
- a CDS encoding PCMD domain-containing protein; this encodes MNLQNINVDLTYGTLNTTFPDYQKLSNGFYGSSNNKPTHISVVFASSADGILYEGDINSRLSVNNFELKY